From Streptomyces durmitorensis, a single genomic window includes:
- a CDS encoding tryptophan 2,3-dioxygenase family protein, with amino-acid sequence MSQEADTPNLDFAGTTPYEDYVQADVLTHLQHLRSDDPGEMVFLVTTQVMELWFTVIVHEWETASHALRRDDIPTAVAALKRSLRELEALNASWRPLAQLTPGQFNSYRSALGEGSGFQSAMYRRMEFLLGDKSASMLVPHRGAPRVHAELEKALQEPSLYDEVLALLARRGHAVPAAVLQRDLTQRYEPSPEVEKVWTDLYSGDESDELARLGEVLTDVGELVWRWRNDHLVATRRAMGSKTGTGGSAGVAWLEKRATKNVFPELWTARSHV; translated from the coding sequence ATGTCCCAAGAGGCGGACACCCCGAACCTCGACTTCGCAGGAACCACCCCTTACGAGGACTACGTCCAGGCGGACGTCCTCACGCACCTCCAGCACCTGCGCTCGGACGACCCCGGCGAGATGGTCTTCCTGGTCACCACCCAGGTGATGGAGCTGTGGTTCACGGTCATCGTGCACGAGTGGGAGACCGCGTCGCACGCCCTGCGCCGCGACGACATCCCCACCGCCGTGGCCGCGCTCAAGCGCAGCCTGCGCGAGCTGGAGGCGCTGAACGCCTCCTGGCGCCCGCTCGCCCAGCTGACCCCCGGGCAGTTCAACTCCTACCGTTCCGCGCTCGGCGAGGGATCCGGATTCCAGTCCGCGATGTACCGCCGCATGGAGTTCCTGCTCGGCGACAAGTCCGCGTCCATGCTGGTGCCCCACCGGGGCGCGCCGCGCGTCCACGCGGAGCTGGAGAAGGCACTCCAGGAGCCGAGCCTCTACGACGAGGTCCTCGCCCTGCTCGCCCGCCGCGGTCACGCCGTACCGGCCGCCGTGCTGCAGCGTGACCTGACGCAGAGGTACGAGCCGTCGCCCGAGGTCGAGAAGGTGTGGACCGACCTCTACTCGGGTGACGAGAGCGATGAACTCGCGCGCCTCGGCGAGGTGTTGACGGACGTCGGCGAGCTGGTGTGGCGCTGGCGCAACGACCACCTGGTGGCGACGCGCCGCGCGATGGGCTCCAAGACGGGCACGGGCGGCTCGGCCGGAGTGGCCTGGCTGGAGAAGCGCGCGACGAAGAACGTCTTCCCCGAGCTGTGGACTGCGAGGAGCCATGTCTGA
- a CDS encoding DUF3151 domain-containing protein, whose protein sequence is MAIHKDLLGGPPPTHLPDDPEPRELLANGAAPADVAAKYPTSSLAWAQLADEAFERGSVVESYAYARTGYHRGLDSLRRAGWKGHGPVPWEHEPNRGFLRALHGLARAAQSIGEQEEYERCSGFLRDSSAAAADTLG, encoded by the coding sequence ATGGCCATTCACAAGGATCTGCTCGGGGGACCGCCCCCGACCCACCTGCCCGACGACCCGGAGCCGCGCGAGCTCCTCGCGAACGGCGCGGCGCCCGCCGACGTCGCCGCGAAGTACCCGACCTCCTCGCTCGCCTGGGCACAGCTCGCCGACGAGGCGTTCGAGCGCGGCAGCGTCGTCGAGTCGTACGCGTACGCCCGCACCGGCTACCACCGCGGCCTCGACTCGCTGCGCCGCGCAGGCTGGAAGGGCCACGGCCCGGTGCCGTGGGAGCACGAGCCGAACCGCGGCTTCCTGCGCGCCCTGCACGGCCTCGCGCGCGCCGCGCAGTCGATCGGCGAGCAGGAGGAGTACGAGCGCTGCTCGGGCTTCCTGAGGGACTCCTCCGCTGCGGCGGCGGACACCCTGGGCTGA
- the fbaA gene encoding class II fructose-bisphosphate aldolase has translation MPIATPEVYAEMLDRAKAGKFAYPAINVTSSQTLHAALRGFAEAESDGIIQISTGGAEFLGGQHNKDMVTGAVALAEFAHIVAAKYDITVALHTDHCPKDKLDTYVRPLIDVSAERVKAGRNPLFQSHMWDGSAETLADNLAIGQELLAKAAAAKIILEVEITPTGGEEDGVTHEINDELYTTVDDALRTAEALGLGDKGRYLLAASFGNVHGVYKPGNVVLRPELLKDLQEGVAAKHGKAAGSQPFDFVFHGGSGSTAEEIATALENGVVKMNLDTDTQYAFTRPVADHMFKNYDGVLKVDGEVGSKKTYDPRTWGKAAEAGMAKRVTEACANLRSTGTKLK, from the coding sequence ATGCCCATCGCAACCCCCGAGGTCTACGCCGAGATGCTGGACCGGGCGAAGGCAGGCAAGTTCGCCTACCCGGCCATCAACGTGACCTCCTCGCAGACGCTGCACGCCGCACTGCGCGGTTTCGCGGAGGCCGAGAGCGACGGCATCATCCAGATCTCCACCGGTGGTGCGGAGTTCCTGGGCGGCCAGCACAACAAGGACATGGTGACGGGCGCCGTGGCCCTCGCCGAGTTCGCGCACATCGTCGCCGCGAAGTACGACATCACCGTCGCCCTTCACACCGACCACTGCCCCAAGGACAAGCTGGACACGTACGTCCGTCCGCTGATCGACGTCTCCGCCGAGCGCGTCAAGGCCGGCCGTAACCCGCTCTTCCAGTCGCACATGTGGGACGGCTCCGCCGAGACCCTCGCCGACAACCTGGCCATCGGCCAGGAGCTGCTCGCGAAGGCCGCCGCCGCGAAGATCATCCTCGAGGTCGAGATCACCCCGACCGGCGGCGAGGAGGACGGCGTCACGCACGAGATCAACGACGAGCTGTACACGACCGTCGACGACGCGCTGCGCACCGCCGAGGCCCTGGGCCTGGGCGACAAGGGCCGCTACCTCCTGGCCGCGTCCTTCGGCAACGTCCACGGCGTCTACAAGCCGGGCAACGTCGTCCTGCGTCCCGAGCTCCTCAAGGACCTCCAGGAGGGCGTCGCCGCCAAGCACGGCAAGGCCGCGGGCTCGCAGCCGTTCGACTTCGTCTTCCACGGCGGCTCCGGCTCGACCGCCGAGGAGATCGCGACCGCCCTGGAGAACGGCGTCGTGAAGATGAACCTCGACACGGACACGCAGTACGCCTTCACGCGTCCCGTCGCGGACCACATGTTCAAGAACTACGACGGCGTCCTGAAGGTCGACGGCGAGGTCGGCTCGAAGAAGACGTACGACCCCCGCACCTGGGGCAAGGCCGCCGAGGCGGGCATGGCCAAGCGCGTCACCGAGGCCTGCGCGAACCTGCGCTCCACGGGCACGAAGCTGAAGTAG
- the pyrE gene encoding orotate phosphoribosyltransferase, whose translation MTDDVRGALLQQIKDKAVVHGKVTLSSGLEADYYIDLRRITLDGEAAPLVGQVLLDLTADLDFDAVGGLTMGADPVAGAMLHASAARGKRLDAFVVRKAAKAHGMQRRVEGPDIKGRRVLVVEDTSTTGGSPLTAVEAVREAGAEVVGVATIVDRATGAGEKITEGAGVPYLFAYSKDDLGLSD comes from the coding sequence ATGACTGACGACGTACGTGGCGCCCTGCTGCAGCAGATCAAGGACAAGGCCGTGGTGCACGGCAAGGTGACCCTCTCCTCGGGTCTCGAAGCCGATTACTACATCGACCTGCGCCGCATCACCCTCGACGGCGAGGCCGCCCCCCTGGTCGGCCAGGTGCTTCTCGACCTCACCGCCGACCTCGACTTCGACGCCGTCGGCGGCCTCACCATGGGCGCCGACCCCGTCGCGGGCGCGATGCTGCACGCCTCCGCCGCGCGCGGCAAGCGCCTCGACGCTTTCGTCGTGCGCAAGGCCGCCAAGGCGCACGGCATGCAGCGGAGGGTGGAAGGCCCCGACATCAAGGGCCGCCGCGTACTCGTCGTCGAGGACACGTCCACCACCGGTGGCTCCCCGCTCACCGCCGTCGAGGCCGTGCGTGAGGCCGGTGCCGAGGTGGTCGGCGTCGCGACCATCGTCGACCGCGCCACCGGCGCGGGCGAGAAGATCACCGAGGGCGCCGGGGTGCCGTACCTCTTCGCGTACTCCAAGGACGACCTCGGCCTCAGCGACTGA
- a CDS encoding aldose 1-epimerase gives MSSEEDVTLTAGDAEITLQPGNGCRVGSLKVGGLELLRQGDRYGCFPMAPWAGRIREGKFRNGGTTHQMPLNSPPHAIHGFARDAAWRTARAGKTEAAFTYDLADPWPYEGRVTQLIALTEDSLTLTLGIETYGDSFPAQAGWHPWFNRGLGQEDVRVDFSPAWQEERGDDHLPTGNRIAPTPSPWDDCFGMPDGVDVALTWPEQLELKVKSREQWVVVYDEQEAAVCVEPQTGPPNGLNTLPRLVTPIDPLETSTTWTWTRL, from the coding sequence GTGAGTAGCGAAGAAGACGTGACACTGACCGCGGGTGACGCGGAAATTACCCTGCAGCCGGGGAACGGCTGCCGGGTCGGGAGCCTCAAGGTCGGCGGCCTGGAGCTGCTGCGGCAGGGCGACCGCTACGGCTGCTTCCCCATGGCCCCCTGGGCCGGCCGCATCCGCGAGGGAAAGTTCCGCAACGGCGGCACGACCCACCAGATGCCCCTCAACTCCCCGCCCCACGCCATCCACGGCTTCGCCCGCGACGCCGCCTGGCGCACCGCCCGCGCGGGCAAGACCGAGGCCGCCTTCACCTACGACCTCGCCGACCCCTGGCCCTACGAAGGCCGCGTCACCCAGCTCATCGCCCTCACCGAGGACTCCCTCACCCTCACCCTGGGCATCGAGACGTACGGCGACTCCTTCCCCGCCCAGGCGGGCTGGCACCCGTGGTTCAACCGCGGCCTCGGCCAGGAGGACGTACGCGTCGACTTCAGCCCCGCCTGGCAGGAGGAGCGCGGCGACGACCACCTCCCCACCGGCAACCGCATCGCCCCCACCCCCAGCCCCTGGGACGACTGCTTCGGCATGCCCGACGGTGTCGACGTCGCCCTCACCTGGCCCGAGCAGCTGGAGCTCAAGGTGAAGAGCCGCGAGCAGTGGGTCGTCGTGTACGACGAACAGGAAGCCGCCGTGTGCGTCGAGCCGCAGACCGGGCCGCCCAACGGGCTCAACACCCTGCCCCGCCTGGTCACCCCCATCGACCCCCTGGAGACGTCGACGACCTGGACCTGGACGCGGCTCTGA
- a CDS encoding SRPBCC domain-containing protein: MEHEVFVPVPADRLQQVLSDPEQVAGAVPGLQRDADESASPLSGRLKVRVGGHTITYRGAARVASRGDGSFAIEGEGVEVRGGGSVKLSLVVRLDPAEDGEGTQVVFSGTGAGEGRVAESSPQAVEGAVRRLLERFAEGLGRGAEEPEPEAEPVVVEPVEDVSVFETDVPPSSFDEAEEEILVPPAEAAHARRTMIGRSAEEVDHAPPRGRYAPAPAAESMSTSATLRWAAPAAAVVLASAIVVGRALRRRR; this comes from the coding sequence CTTCAGCAGGTGCTGAGCGACCCCGAGCAGGTCGCTGGGGCGGTGCCCGGACTTCAGCGCGACGCGGACGAGTCCGCGTCACCGCTCTCCGGCCGTCTCAAGGTGCGGGTCGGCGGCCACACGATCACGTACCGGGGTGCGGCGCGGGTCGCGTCGCGGGGCGACGGTTCCTTCGCGATCGAGGGCGAGGGCGTGGAGGTGCGGGGCGGCGGCTCCGTGAAGCTCTCGCTGGTGGTGCGGCTCGACCCCGCCGAGGACGGCGAGGGGACCCAGGTGGTGTTCTCCGGTACGGGTGCCGGGGAGGGGCGCGTCGCCGAAAGTTCTCCACAGGCTGTGGAGGGTGCGGTGCGGAGGCTGCTTGAGCGGTTTGCGGAGGGGTTGGGGCGGGGGGCCGAGGAGCCTGAGCCCGAGGCCGAGCCTGTCGTGGTGGAGCCTGTCGAGGACGTTTCCGTCTTCGAGACGGACGTTCCGCCTTCGTCGTTCGACGAAGCCGAGGAAGAGATCTTGGTGCCGCCCGCGGAGGCCGCGCATGCCCGGCGGACGATGATCGGCCGCAGCGCGGAGGAGGTCGACCACGCGCCGCCCCGGGGGCGGTACGCGCCCGCGCCGGCGGCCGAGTCGATGTCCACCAGCGCGACGCTGCGGTGGGCCGCGCCTGCCGCTGCGGTGGTGCTGGCCTCGGCGATTGTTGTTGGGCGGGCGCTTCGGCGCAGGCGATGA